The proteins below come from a single Eucalyptus grandis isolate ANBG69807.140 chromosome 3, ASM1654582v1, whole genome shotgun sequence genomic window:
- the LOC120291560 gene encoding LOW QUALITY PROTEIN: disease resistance protein SUMM2-like (The sequence of the model RefSeq protein was modified relative to this genomic sequence to represent the inferred CDS: deleted 2 bases in 1 codon), whose translation MGRKKDPIWEYMISLDDGKKWRCRLCSKEYSGTVTRMKFHLAGIRKQGIDICHGINDEEREKFRIAIEASRDTSTRDSESPTESTEGNAINPSVMPQVPSRHTSNQGMPRCLDSRRSTDRMGAVSLGAGPSDADFSLQTHSYDNPISDQGYSREAELGASSLEFPRATQLQNVRRTHDVPFECQVHSSCDLVGQNMRTLRRKLEEFICSREVEMNELESRWKKVKSVKGEYWGVVRAIREGRSLPIQHVARVEQLIKEVEEIQLQASLSSRSRTIAVRAEGSRTAPLMTTKLVGETSQVMVDEVCGHLMKDEVWIIGIYGMGGVGKTAISMHIHNKMLENPAFEDVFWVTVPQNMSVYELQNEIANMVNLDDLSKEKDVKKRASMLSRHLAMKKISVLILDGLLTHITLEDVGILVGAGRIKLVLTTQSLDVCRRMLCQECIQIKPLWPDEAWTLFSLTNRSNPDLPTEVEQIAKLVVGKCEGLPLAIVEIATRMRGVENIHEWQDVLQKLGDSKMELEAFERLKLSYVNLVDHQVQQCFLVCVLYCSENLSREDLIECFIDEGLLGIASREKLYSQGNAILNKLENACLLEKQSPFGKRIVKMHPLIRDMGLHMMSTAYMVKAKMELEGIPGSEFWTDGLEKASLAGNNLREIPPDMSPDCPKLTTLLLSKNESLGMIPDSFFMCLHKLKILKLSGCGIAKLPNSFSDLVNLRVLSLSWCSELRRIPYVGKLISLRKLDLIGCQVLEEVPEGLEMLLNLQYLDLLYTEIEKLPEGMLANLGNLQHLKIQEVNAEDLTELKMLETLHCSFLDIKAFNTYVSFVGLNSPHKYLLKVNGEEQGDSDDVNHDRRVVLCGCNHITTRRQGQSSNGCVLLPKNVQELIVRNCGGMTNLCDIGPLEDLEVLDIRRWDNLQVLSGGPDEGILIHSSTAPFPYSCFTPLHLPCLQRLSIQGCPKLKKLFGGMSEVSFSLPNLCEISLYGCEELEGITGVALPGAFPRLQKITASSCPEMKKLLESECLASLPNLKEIRVDNCEKMEEIIAGSSSNIPLNAFLHLAFLEIQFCSNIKKLFTLESSLHLPNLQWIRVQSCEAMEEIICGGREHGGASPNVMRSSSPFPLPKLKSLCLLDLPLLQSISDGTLSCDSIEKIMVYRCPMLRRIPLHLPRLNNNDQLPSAPPSLQEILMDDEERWESLEWDNPHAESLLQPLVRFWPGRSINLRTTSIM comes from the exons GTCCCATCCAGACACACAAGCAACCAAGGCATGCCGCGGTGTCTGGATTCTCGAAGATCAACCGATCGAATGGGCGCTGTTTCGCTTGGTGCAGGACCATCGGATGCAGATTTTTCCCTTCAGACGCACAGCTACGACAATCCCATCAGCGATCAGGGCTACTCAAGAGAAGCTGAATTAGGTGCCAGCAGTTTGGAGTTTCCACGAGCTACGCAGCTACAGA ATGTGAGAAGAACCCATGATGTGCCCTTCGAGTGTCAAGTACATAGCAGTTGCGACCTTGTTGGCCAGAATATGAGAACTCTCAGGAGAAAGCTGGAAGAGTTTATCTGCAGCAGAGAAGTGGAAATGAATGAGTTGGAGTCACGGTGGAAGAAAGTGAAGAGTGTAAAAGGAGAATACTGGGGGGTGGTGCGGGCAATCAGAGAAGGAAGATCTCTCCCGATTCAGCATGTGGCGCGAGTTGAACAACTGATCAAAGAAGTTGAAGAGATTCAACTCCAAGCTAGTTTGTCCAGTAGGTCCAGGACGATTGCTGTAAGAGCAGAAGGCAGCAGAACAGCTCCTTTAATGACCACAAAGCTAGTAGGAGAGACGAGTCAGGTAATGGTGGATGAGGTTTGCGGCCACCTGATGAAGGATGAGGTTTGGATCATCGGCATTTATGGAATGGGAGGAGTTGGCAAGACAGCCATCTCAATGCACATCCATAATAAAATGCTTGAGAATCCAGCCTTCGAGGACGTATTCTGGGTCACTGTGCCACAAAATATGAGTGTATATGAACTGCAAAATGAGATTGCGAATATGGTAAATCTGGATGACCTCTCGAAGGAGAAGGATGTGAAGAAAAGGGCAAGCATGTTGTCCAGACATCTGGCAATGAAGAAGATATCGGTCCTAATTTTAGATGGTTTGCTGACACACATTACGCTCGAGGATGTGGGAATTTTGGTTGGAGCCggtaggattaaattggtactgACAACTCAATCATTAGACGTGTGTCGTAGGATGCTCTGCCAAGAGTGTATCCAAATAAAACCTCTCTGGCCAGATGAAGCTTGGACCTTGTTTTCACTCACAAATAGGTCTAACCCAGATCTCCCAACAGAAGTCGAGCAAATTGCAAAGCTTGTTGTGGGCAAGTGCGAGGGCTTACCCCTTGCCATTGTCGAGATCGCAACTCGCATGAGGGGAGTGGAGAATATACATGAATGGCAAGACGTGCTCCAAAAATTAGGTGACTCGAAAATGGAACTGGAGGCGTTTGAGAGGCTGAAACTCAGCTACGTGAATTTGGTAGATCATCAAGTTCAACAATGCTTCTTGGTTTGTGTACTTTATTGCTCAGAGAATTTA TCTCGAGAGGATCTGATAGAGTGTTTTATTGACGAGGGTTTGCTTGGAATTGCAAGCAGAGAAAAGCTGTACAGCCAGGGCAATGCCATACTGAATAAACTCGAAAATGCTTGCCTATTGGAAAAGCAGTCTCCTTTTGGAAAAAGGATAGTAAAGATGCATCCTTTGATTAGGGACATGGGCCTGCATATGATGAGCACAGCTTACATGGTAAAGGCGAAGATGGAGTTGGAAGGCATACCGGGTAGTGAATTCTGGACGGATGGTCTCGAGAAAGCTTCTTTGGCAGGGAATAATTTAAGAGAAATTCCACCGGATATGTCTCCTGATTGTCCTAAGCTTACAACTTTGCTGTTGAGTAAAAATGAGAGCTTGGGGATGATACCGGACTCTTTCTTCATGTGTCTTCATAAGCTGAAAATTCTAAAGCTAAGTGGATGTGGAATCGCCAAACTACCAAACTCCTTCTCGGACTTGGTGAACTTGAGAGTGTTGTCACTTAGCTGGTGTTCGGAATTACGCCGTATTCCTTATGTGGGAAAGCTGATATCTCTAAGAAAGTTGGACCTGATTGGGTGTCAAGTTCTTGAAGAAGTGCCGGAGGGCCTGGAAATGCTGTTGAACCTGCAATACCTTGATCTTCTCTAcacagaaattgagaaattaccAGAAGGAATGTTAGCAAACCTTGGAAATCTACAACACCTTAAAATTCAAGAAGTAAACGCAGAGGACCTGACAGAACTGAAGATGCTGGAAACACTACATTGTTCCTTTCTAGATATCAAAGCATTCAACACTTATGTGAGCTTCGTTGGGCTAAATAGCCCCCACAAGTACCTACTTAAGGTAAATGGAGAAGAACAAGGTGACAGTGATGATGTGAATCATGATCGGCGTGTAGTTCTTTGCGGTTGCAACCATATTACCACAAGAAGACAAGGACAAAGCAGCAATGGCTGCGTTCTGCTTCCCAAAAATGTGCAGGAATTGATTGTCAGAAACTGCGGTGGTATGACAAATTTGTGTGACATCGGCCCGCTTGAAGACCTGGAGGTGCTAGACATAAGAAGATGGGACAATTTACAAGTGCTCTCTGGTGGACCAGATGAGGGAATTTTAATCCACAGCTCCACAGCACCGTTTCCATATTCATGCTTCACCCCTCTCCACTTGCCATGCCTACAGCGATTATCTATCCAAGGGTGTCCAAAACTGAAGAAGCTATTTGGAGGTATGTCGGAGGTAAGTTTCTCCCTGCCAAATCTATGCGAGATTAGTTTATATGGGTGTGAGGAACTAGAGGGGATAACTGGAGTCGCATTACCCGGTGCCTTCCCTCGTCTCCAAAAGATTACAGCTTCTAGTTGTCCTGAGATGAAGAAATTGTTGGAATCTGAATGTCTGGCTTCCCTTCCAAATCTGAAGGAGATAAGAGTAGACAATTGcgagaaaatggaggaaataATTGCTGGATCATCCTCGAACATCCCACTGAATGCCTTTCTCCATCTTGCCTTCCTGGAAATACAATTCTGCAGTAACATCAAGAAGCTGTTCACGCTTGAATCTTCGCTCCACCTCCCAAACCTCCAGTGGATTAGAGTCCAAAGCTGTGAAGCGATGGAGGAGATTATATGTGGAGGACGAGAACATGGAGGGGCCAGTCCAAACGTCATGCGTTCCTCCTCCCCATTCCCTCTCCCAAAGTTAAAATCCTTGTGTTTGCTGGATCTACCACTGCTACAGAGCATATCTGATGGGACTTTGAGCTGCGACTCCATTGAGAAGATCATGGTGTACCGTTGTCCAATGCTGAGGAGGATCCCATTGCATCTGCCCCGACTCAACAACAATGATCAGCTCCCATCAGCTCCGCCTTCTCTTCAGGAGATTCTGATGGATGATGAGGAAAGGTGGGAGTCTCTGGAGTGGGACAATCCTCATGCTGAATCACTACTTCAACCCCTTGTCAGGTTTTGGCCGGGGCGATCTATCAACCTCAGAACCACCA GTATTATGTGA
- the LOC104426413 gene encoding reticulon-like protein B18 isoform X2, whose protein sequence is MFDLLFVKELILLRDNKNLDRIGQGITDLILWRDVAKSTLWFGVGSLCFLSSCFAQGISFSIFSAICQLGLLLLGLSFFSNSICQRNNIEKRRDIQLKEDDILRVARLILPAANLAISKRRELFSGEPSMTLKVAPFLLLGAEYGHLITLRRLCAIGFFVSFTAPKLYLRYSARISQKVECSKWWVLEAWVACSHKKIVAASAIMAFWNLTTIKTRLLTAFISVVVLRYHRQHSGANLEVAAEAEKEDLAQEQPDKAIVVAEKMSCD, encoded by the exons ATGTTCGATTTGCTTTTTGTGAAGGAACTGATTTTACTGAGGGACAATAAGAATCTGGACCGAATCGGACAGGGGATTACTGATTTGATATTGTGGAGAGATGTCGCGAAATCGACACTCTGGTTTGGTGTAGGGTCTCTCTGCTTCTTGTCTTCTTGCTTTGCTCAAGGAATCAGCTTCAG CATTTTCTCTGCAATTTGCCAACTGGGGCTTCTCTTGTTGGGGTTATCTTTCTTCTCCAATTCCATCTGTCAAAG GAATAATATTGAGAAGAGGCGTGACATCCAGTTAAAAGAAGATGACATCTTGAGAGTGGCTAGATTGATACTTCCTGCTGCTAATCTCGCAATTTCAAAGAGGCGAGAGCTTTTCTCGGGAGAGCCATCCATGACCCTAAAA GTAGCTCCGTTTCTCCTTCTTGGAGCTGAATATGGCCATCTCATCACGCTTCGGAGGCTATGCGCAATTG GGTTCTTTGTCAGCTTCACCGCCCCGAAACTATACTTGCGCTATTCAGCTCGGATAAGCCAAAAAG TTGAGTGCTCCAAATGGTGGGTTCTTGAAGCGTGGGTTGCTTGCTCCCACAAGAAAATCGTGGCCGCATCAGCAATCATGGCCTTCTGGAACCTGACGACTATAAAAACTCGCTTGCTCACAG CGTTCATATCTGTCGTGGTTCTGCGTTACCATCGACAACATTCGGGAGCAAATCTTGAAGTAGCTGCAGAAGCTGAAAAGGAAGATTTAGCACAGGAGCAGCCGGACAAGGCTATAGTTGTCGCAGAAAAGATGTCCTGTGACTAG
- the LOC104426413 gene encoding reticulon-like protein B18 isoform X1 yields the protein MFLILQSWMFDLLFVKELILLRDNKNLDRIGQGITDLILWRDVAKSTLWFGVGSLCFLSSCFAQGISFSIFSAICQLGLLLLGLSFFSNSICQRNNIEKRRDIQLKEDDILRVARLILPAANLAISKRRELFSGEPSMTLKVAPFLLLGAEYGHLITLRRLCAIGFFVSFTAPKLYLRYSARISQKVECSKWWVLEAWVACSHKKIVAASAIMAFWNLTTIKTRLLTAFISVVVLRYHRQHSGANLEVAAEAEKEDLAQEQPDKAIVVAEKMSCD from the exons ATGTTCCTAATCTTGCAGAGTTGGATGTTCGATTTGCTTTTTGTGAAGGAACTGATTTTACTGAGGGACAATAAGAATCTGGACCGAATCGGACAGGGGATTACTGATTTGATATTGTGGAGAGATGTCGCGAAATCGACACTCTGGTTTGGTGTAGGGTCTCTCTGCTTCTTGTCTTCTTGCTTTGCTCAAGGAATCAGCTTCAG CATTTTCTCTGCAATTTGCCAACTGGGGCTTCTCTTGTTGGGGTTATCTTTCTTCTCCAATTCCATCTGTCAAAG GAATAATATTGAGAAGAGGCGTGACATCCAGTTAAAAGAAGATGACATCTTGAGAGTGGCTAGATTGATACTTCCTGCTGCTAATCTCGCAATTTCAAAGAGGCGAGAGCTTTTCTCGGGAGAGCCATCCATGACCCTAAAA GTAGCTCCGTTTCTCCTTCTTGGAGCTGAATATGGCCATCTCATCACGCTTCGGAGGCTATGCGCAATTG GGTTCTTTGTCAGCTTCACCGCCCCGAAACTATACTTGCGCTATTCAGCTCGGATAAGCCAAAAAG TTGAGTGCTCCAAATGGTGGGTTCTTGAAGCGTGGGTTGCTTGCTCCCACAAGAAAATCGTGGCCGCATCAGCAATCATGGCCTTCTGGAACCTGACGACTATAAAAACTCGCTTGCTCACAG CGTTCATATCTGTCGTGGTTCTGCGTTACCATCGACAACATTCGGGAGCAAATCTTGAAGTAGCTGCAGAAGCTGAAAAGGAAGATTTAGCACAGGAGCAGCCGGACAAGGCTATAGTTGTCGCAGAAAAGATGTCCTGTGACTAG
- the LOC104426413 gene encoding reticulon-like protein B18 isoform X3, whose protein sequence is MELILLRDNKNLDRIGQGITDLILWRDVAKSTLWFGVGSLCFLSSCFAQGISFSIFSAICQLGLLLLGLSFFSNSICQRNNIEKRRDIQLKEDDILRVARLILPAANLAISKRRELFSGEPSMTLKVAPFLLLGAEYGHLITLRRLCAIGFFVSFTAPKLYLRYSARISQKVECSKWWVLEAWVACSHKKIVAASAIMAFWNLTTIKTRLLTAFISVVVLRYHRQHSGANLEVAAEAEKEDLAQEQPDKAIVVAEKMSCD, encoded by the exons atg GAACTGATTTTACTGAGGGACAATAAGAATCTGGACCGAATCGGACAGGGGATTACTGATTTGATATTGTGGAGAGATGTCGCGAAATCGACACTCTGGTTTGGTGTAGGGTCTCTCTGCTTCTTGTCTTCTTGCTTTGCTCAAGGAATCAGCTTCAG CATTTTCTCTGCAATTTGCCAACTGGGGCTTCTCTTGTTGGGGTTATCTTTCTTCTCCAATTCCATCTGTCAAAG GAATAATATTGAGAAGAGGCGTGACATCCAGTTAAAAGAAGATGACATCTTGAGAGTGGCTAGATTGATACTTCCTGCTGCTAATCTCGCAATTTCAAAGAGGCGAGAGCTTTTCTCGGGAGAGCCATCCATGACCCTAAAA GTAGCTCCGTTTCTCCTTCTTGGAGCTGAATATGGCCATCTCATCACGCTTCGGAGGCTATGCGCAATTG GGTTCTTTGTCAGCTTCACCGCCCCGAAACTATACTTGCGCTATTCAGCTCGGATAAGCCAAAAAG TTGAGTGCTCCAAATGGTGGGTTCTTGAAGCGTGGGTTGCTTGCTCCCACAAGAAAATCGTGGCCGCATCAGCAATCATGGCCTTCTGGAACCTGACGACTATAAAAACTCGCTTGCTCACAG CGTTCATATCTGTCGTGGTTCTGCGTTACCATCGACAACATTCGGGAGCAAATCTTGAAGTAGCTGCAGAAGCTGAAAAGGAAGATTTAGCACAGGAGCAGCCGGACAAGGCTATAGTTGTCGCAGAAAAGATGTCCTGTGACTAG